DNA sequence from the Parambassis ranga chromosome 1, fParRan2.1, whole genome shotgun sequence genome:
AGCTGAGGAGGTCTTCAGCATCCAGAGACAGCTCCTCTATGTCATCTAGGTAAGGATTGCACTGTCAGCTTTGAATAGTGGAGCGGTGTAGTGTGGTTTAAAATGCAGAGTGAGCGACTATGTACCTGAGTGGGAAGACCTTTCCTTCTCAGATGGACGCATGGGCATATATCCTGTACCAGTCACCTCTCTGCTGTGTACACACAGATACGCACTTCTAAGTATTAGAACTAATGACTTTACACATatataacatacacacacacacacacacacatgcctacAGTACGCACCTTGTAGGTTCTGCTTGGTTCAAGATGTTGCGATAGTAACCATCCTCAACCTGGGAGTTTAAGAAGCACCCTCTTTTTCTTCGCAGGAAGTTGAGGAGatcaccatagcaacagtaCTCTGTGATCACCAAAATTGGTCCTGGCAGGATACAGAGATTAAAATAAACCCTCAGTCACTGATTTGTAAACCATGCCAGCATATAACAATGAAAGCGAGCAGAAGATGGCGTGTTCGATGGATTTAAACCTCATTCAGTGCCTGACGACACACGACAAGTGTGCAGATGCCAAAAATAAAGTTTACGAGTTGATCAATATTTTTCTGCTGAAACAATTTGTGTCACCGTTCGATAACTATCTCTTAATAACACACTCATGCATACTTGTGTGGAGTCCAATCAAAAATGCTGCATTATAATCGATAGCGAAGTCTAGACACGTAGATAATATTGATCAGCTGTACAGAAAATTTGCGACGAGTCAAACTGCATCACGTCTTCATGTTGGCGCTCGATGGTACTTGGAATAATGTGGGATGGCTCAGCAGCAAGTCAGCACCTGACAAATGCTTAATAACAACAATGGATTCAATAATAAAGCTGGAGTACACAGTGGAGTACAGACTCCAAACATTTCCTACTGAGCTCGTTGATAACGGCTGCTCTCACCTCCGACAGTGCAGGCTCCCAGCAGGTTAACGATGTTCACATGGTTTCCAAGGTAACTGAGAACCTTCAGCTCTGACATTAGTGCCTCCTTCTCCGTGGAATGAGCATTGGCtgagatgacatcatcacaataTCAATACAGTAATGGAAGAAGCTAAAGTACAacagtgtaaagataaagttttACTTGTAGCTGTGTTATATTAAGTTATTTGTTTTTAGATCAGTGGTTCTCAACATTgagcttttcatttttttgtttttttcatttacacaaATATTTTGTTAATGAATCATTTTCTAGTTTAGACCTCAAAAGCAAGTTTTCAGGCTGCTAGAGTAGCTGCAGTGACCAAGAGAAATGCATCATTGGCCACTGATTAAATGTCTGCACTCAGATTAGTCGAAACCTAATCTAAGAGACACAACAATTAACTATTTTCTTAATTTGATAAATGATGCTGGCTAAGATAGATTaccactgatgtgacttttcctAGAGGGGGAGCACTGAATGCAGACACAGATGTATCAATGAGTGGGCTACACCTACCCCACCTAAACAATGGATTATTGTCTTACAACATAACCCAGGTTTAAACTTTTACACCAGAGAGGGCAGCAAAACATGAAATTCCCATGTGGTATTGTTACACTTCAAGTGCAGGAACTGAGTGAAAGTACACAGACATTTGCAGACCTACGTTTTAGCATCTTAACAGCGACGGTTGTGACGGTGTCGGCGGAGCACAGTCCATACGCCGTGGCCCTCACCACCTTTCCAAAAGCACCAGAGCCCAGGATTTtacctgtgtgtgcacaaacaccAATACTTCATCACTGAATATTTACTTCAACAtggacattttcacacacatagACGTTGTCTTACCAAAGCGTAGTTTCTGTCTGGGAAACTCCCATTTGGAGTCGTAGGGCAGCTGGGTGGGGTCGATATAAGTGTAGTTGTTGCCATGGATACTCTCAATGACCTTCCACTGGATTTGGAACTTTGGTTTCTGTTTGGAGAGTAAAGTGATGTTAGGATCAGCTGTTGGACCACTCATATCTAATGTACATTTCTTTTAAGTTTAAATTTCAGTTGTCAGTCTGTGtctagacccccccccccccccccagatgCACAGACTAGTTTTAAGTAGTCTGACTCATCTGGGTGCAAAAGAAGCAGCGTTCTCAGGGGGATAAATTAATGGTTCGAGGTGTGATTGGAATGTGAAAAAAACCTTTAACTACAGCTAGTGTGCACTCTGAATAGTTGATTGATTCAGATCTAATTCATTAGGATCTATTCATGTTGATCAAAAAGCACAGACTTCCAGTCTTTTCTGCAGAGTATCGTTATCAAGAAAGATGCTTCTTCCAACCTTAACACACTCCAAACAGGATGGAGGCATGAGTCATTAGTAAATGAGAATGGGCCCTTTGCCAGAAATAACTGAATCCATTTGCTTTTCTATTACGCAAACTGTACATCAGTGCTGAGTGACGAATTTAACATCTATGTCTATAAATTTTAAAACTAATCTGTGGCTTTGAAAGGGATTGATGGCCATAGATTTGTTCGATTTGTGTGATTTACAACCCTACTTCACTCGCACTAATGGTGTGGTGTGTTCAGTTTATCTTCACTCTTACCTGCATGTATTTATAGAGCAAGACCACCACAATGAGGCTGAGTAAGATGCCAGTAGCCACCATGCCAGTTAGAAGAGGTGTGAAGAGCTTATGGGGAACGACACGCTCTGAGAATACACACcgaaaaaacacattacaagaAGTTTCTGCTGttaggtacacacacacacacacacacacacacacacacacatcctcttcctccaccattaagacagacagctgctgcagtggtgtttgtttgtgtgacagggATTAGTACATGTATGCCATATAATCCCAGCCTGCATAGTCAGCATGCACTAATCTTATTCAATCTGTGTCCACCAGTAACCACACACCTGGCCTCCATAGACACAGGGTCAatgggtttgtgtgtctgtgtgtactacTCTAACATCTTTGGTGGAACGTGACACAAACACCCCTCCGCCTCATCTCAGCCTGCAGACGCTTAAGCTTGCTTTTTATCTATATAATCTATAgagtgtacatgtgtgtgtcttaccaCTAATGGAGAACAGTATATAGGCCTCATCCTCCTCTGTAAAGGCCACACACTCCAGCGTATGGTAGTGAGCATGCTCCTTGCTGACATTCAGTCTGCTCTCCACCTCACTTTTGCCAAAAGCTGATTCTGTCAGCATGGACACCTCTGGAGTCTCCCATTGGGTGGCATTAGGCAGGTGTGAGCACCTGTGGCGAAGATAAAGTTGCTTTAGGTCGCTAATTTGGTTTTTATTCTAGATAGAAAGGTTAAGGATCTGTAATTAGAAAATTATGAGACAGAGGTCCCTTGGGACCTAATTTCCAAAAAAATACTGCATGTACGATTGTTATTCTAAATAATGAAAGGTTAAGGTAATATTTGTCATTGAGAGAGTTTGGCATTAAACCAAAAAAAGAGGTGAAAGTCAATAGTAAATAAGGTTCTGTTCTTTATTGAATGTTAATTTCTATCTATCGATAACAAATAtcatcataaaaaataaatccattttcaccatgcttcacagtgtCATTTTCTTTGTGGTGACcaactgtcattttttttccttcgaTGAATGTTAACGCAGCCATGAAACAACATAAACCTGTTTATCAACTTGTTAAGCTCCCTTGAGCATCTCCTGCTCTCAGAGGAACTGCCAGACAAAGAAGCTGAGACATGCAGGAGATTAGTGTACATGACATGTAACTGAGAAGATCAAACTGAtgtaagtaacatttaaattcaaattcTTTGCTGCTATATTTTTGGATGTACTAGTTTTCATCAGTGCAcgtatatatttatatgcatATTATCAATTTAACTGATCATTCTATTCTTTCTGTGTTAGCTACAGTAAATGTAGTAAGAACTGAAGTGACATGCTCTCCTCATATACGTACCTTGTGTGGGGCAGCTCACAGAAGTACCAGCTGATCTTGGGGACCGGATAACCTGCAGCAATGCACCGCACCTGTCCATCAACAGGTCCTTCCTGGGCAATAATAACAGGCTTACcttgcagagaaaacacaagacAGAGGACATATATGTTAAATACATTTGATGATTGCTTAAAGTGCCAAGAAACTAAAGAACAAGCCAATAATTTGTATTGTATCTAAcacaaaatattattttgtgtcAGTCATATGCGTCAGCACCCAGAATTATGTGAGCCAAATGATTGATCATGGAATGTTTTGTGTTCTTTCTATGGTTTTGTGCATTAACTAATGTATAGtatagtttatttttattgctCTGTATGAGGAtttgatgactatttgcactgtttactctatcttgcactacttgtacactagtaccacctcaccgacccatgtgggacattattagattattacactgttccaatcgttcatataagggtctatgccATTATAACCGCCACTCATTTTAtcttctgttcattgtatgtctgttatgtcatgactgttatgccatgtcaatttagccttactttagtttatttaccttaattttatcttagttctatcttatttcatgttaattattatatgttcttatgTATGCAcaaatcactaaggcaaattcctagtaatgtgaattcccttcacttacatggcaataaacacgactctgattctgattctgattctgatgtttagGCAATGTTCTGAGTGTGGGGTTACTTACTGTTGACGTACACGTGAAATGAATGATGGACTGATGCATCTTCGTGACTGGCTGAGAATTTGTAGATACCACCTTCCGTGCCAAGAACCCTCACTAGCCTCAGCTCGCTGGTGTATCTGATGAAACAAACATTGatatcatttaaaaacacatgtacagatGTGTACTATGCTGTACAGTACTGTACCTGTATTTGTGGCGGTGGATGATGATAACGTGTTCTGTGGTGTTAAGGACCCGCTCGCCATTGTAAGACCATGACAGTGAGGTCAGTGCAGGATAGGCCACAAACTCTGCTCTGAGGCTCAGACTCTCTCCCTCTTTAACATGGGCCTGGACTGGACCTGGACTTCCCAACATGGTAATGAATCCCTGATCTGTAGAACAGGAGTGCActggttttgtgttttggtcAAATGTGGACTATTGCTAAGTCATGATAGGGGCAGTTTACAATAACACACTTCGAGCTATAAAATGTTCCCCTGATTTGCATACTATGCAAATACATTACAACCACTCTGCAGGGAATTTCATCTACCTGACAGTTCAACAAATAAACCCCTGAATCCAACTTTAACACTTACCGCAGATGTCCAGCTTCACTGCTGCATCCGTGCTGCCGATCTCATTGTAAGCATAGCAGCGGTAAACGCCCGAGTCtgactgattgacagctgggatcAAGAGTGATGTGGCACGTTGATAACCACGAGAACCAGGCAGGATGTGCGAGGTCTGGGTTTCAAAtggatgctgcagagcagaaaatgtgttaaaacaGCTGTAACATCCTTTACAAACCAGTGTATCGTACTTTAAATCTACAGTGCCAAACTATTGTCTCCGCCTGTTGGCGATGAGACACAGCTCTTTATGTAAAAGTGCTGCACCATAGCAAAATATATCTGTTTTTTCACTGGCCGTTACAGCAGAGACAGATATTGAAATATTGACTTTGTGCTGACTTGTTTGTGCTTGTCATGTAGGTGGGTCTTGACCTGCAAACAAATCCCTCCCTAATAAATCTCACCGCTGTTGAAGGGAAGGCCCACTTGAGACTGAAGTCCGGGTTGACATTGGAGGAGCTGCACGTGAGCTCAAACTGCTCTCCTTTCCGCAGGATGACCGTGTCTCTCTGGGACAGTTTGATCACAGGACGCACTTCTGGCACTGGGTAAAGAAATGCAGACAATAACAATACAAACTGTTACATGAGGTGCACTAGCCACTATTATTATATGAATATCCACTgagacttttttatttttttgagtcCTGGTATGAATCCTTTTATCTTTTTATCAATTTATCATGGATTATCTAAAATAAACATGATATGTGTATGTACCCAAATAGAGAGACCCTGTGGGTGTGTGACTGCGTTAAGGAATGCATTACTACACAAAATACCATAAAGCATGTTTATACTCTCATGACAAGTCTAGTATACATATGCAAACATTCATCGCCACACCGGCTGCATGATTAATTTCAAAGATTAAATGCCTGCAGACGTCACTTCGGCtgcttgtgttgctgctgctgcggtaATTCTATTTATCCCAAACACAGCTTTCATGCTCTGTTACAAAGCTTTGTTCACTTCAGCTCTGCTCcaccctgcctccctccctcacgtctctgttctctctctctccctcgtcCTCTCTCCATCAGTCAAAAGGACACCATGCCATAACTCCCCACAGCCTGTCTCCTTTTAGAACTCCATAGCAAACTCCAT
Encoded proteins:
- the kitb gene encoding KIT proto-oncogene, receptor tyrosine kinase b isoform X1 gives rise to the protein MLQTGPMMRCCWVVFASYFISLPLTVWSEPVISPSGPHIVVPKRGKLELRCYDNATTPGPPSRLRWQREKARRLEGEVEEGGVAYVRVPAAQAYHMGRYVCVNNSTMEHSSVYVYVKDPQNAFQRTMVNVILVRAGENCTIPCLVTDPEVTLLALETCDGRPLPPGMSYHSNLQRGVIISNSRGEYEGCYVCVGQLGGVKVVSSQYTVDVRLVPEVRPVIKLSQRDTVILRKGEQFELTCSSSNVNPDFSLKWAFPSTAHPFETQTSHILPGSRGYQRATSLLIPAVNQSDSGVYRCYAYNEIGSTDAAVKLDICDQGFITMLGSPGPVQAHVKEGESLSLRAEFVAYPALTSLSWSYNGERVLNTTEHVIIIHRHKYRYTSELRLVRVLGTEGGIYKFSASHEDASVHHSFHVYVNSKPVIIAQEGPVDGQVRCIAAGYPVPKISWYFCELPHTRCSHLPNATQWETPEVSMLTESAFGKSEVESRLNVSKEHAHYHTLECVAFTEEDEAYILFSISERVVPHKLFTPLLTGMVATGILLSLIVVVLLYKYMQKPKFQIQWKVIESIHGNNYTYIDPTQLPYDSKWEFPRQKLRFGKILGSGAFGKVVRATAYGLCSADTVTTVAVKMLKPNAHSTEKEALMSELKVLSYLGNHVNIVNLLGACTVGGPILVITEYCCYGDLLNFLRRKRGCFLNSQVEDGYYRNILNQAEPTSREVTGTGYMPMRPSEKERSSHSDDIEELSLDAEDLLSFSYQVAKGMEYITSKNCIHRDLAARNILLTHGRVAKICDFGLARDITTDASYVLRGNARLPVKWMSPESIFDCVYTFESDVWSYGILLWEIFSLGNSPYPGMQVGSAFYRMIQEGHRMSRPEFAPIEIYDMMLSCWNRDPLKRPSFRKLVERTELLLSENTKNVYLTLNNVPGPPEQQRAPSRRLSSVCSTTAPTQPLLQSTADVFQDYA
- the kitb gene encoding KIT proto-oncogene, receptor tyrosine kinase b isoform X2, translating into MLQTGPMMRCCWVVFASYFISLPLTVWSEPVISPSGPHIVVPKRGKLELRCYDNATTPGPPSRLRWQREKARRLEGEVEEGGVAYVRVPAAQAYHMGRYVCVNNSTMEHSSVYVYVKDPQNAFQRTMVNVILVRAGENCTIPCLVTDPEVTLLALETCDGRPLPPGMSYHSNLQRGVIISNSRGEYEGCYVCVGQLGGVKVVSSQYTVDVRLVPEVRPVIKLSQRDTVILRKGEQFELTCSSSNVNPDFSLKWAFPSTAHPFETQTSHILPGSRGYQRATSLLIPAVNQSDSGVYRCYAYNEIGSTDAAVKLDICDQGFITMLGSPGPVQAHVKEGESLSLRAEFVAYPALTSLSWSYNGERVLNTTEHVIIIHRHKYRYTSELRLVRVLGTEGGIYKFSASHEDASVHHSFHVYVNSKPVIIAQEGPVDGQVRCIAAGYPVPKISWYFCELPHTRCSHLPNATQWETPEVSMLTESAFGKSEVESRLNVSKEHAHYHTLECVAFTEEDEAYILFSISERVVPHKLFTPLLTGMVATGILLSLIVVVLLYKYMQKPKFQIQWKVIESIHGNNYTYIDPTQLPYDSKWEFPRQKLRFGKILGSGAFGKVVRATAYGLCSADTVTTVAVKMLKPNAHSTEKEALMSELKVLSYLGNHVNIVNLLGACTVGGPILVITEYCCYGDLLNFLRRKRGCFLNSQVEDGYYRNILNQAEPTREVTGTGYMPMRPSEKERSSHSDDIEELSLDAEDLLSFSYQVAKGMEYITSKNCIHRDLAARNILLTHGRVAKICDFGLARDITTDASYVLRGNARLPVKWMSPESIFDCVYTFESDVWSYGILLWEIFSLGNSPYPGMQVGSAFYRMIQEGHRMSRPEFAPIEIYDMMLSCWNRDPLKRPSFRKLVERTELLLSENTKNVYLTLNNVPGPPEQQRAPSRRLSSVCSTTAPTQPLLQSTADVFQDYA